Proteins encoded by one window of Yamadazyma tenuis chromosome 2, complete sequence:
- the GET3 gene encoding Golgi to ER traffic- protein (BUSCO:EOG092631UM; COG:P; EggNog:ENOG503NX42), translating into MDFELEPTLESIINQDTLKWVFVGGKGGVGKTTTSSSVAVQLALKYPQDQFLLISTDPAHNLSDAFCQKFNKNATPVEGLPNLSCMEIDPEAAMSDLQQQAAQYNNDPNDPLKSMMSDLTGSIPGIDEALSFMEVLKHIKNQKENAESPDSNTISYKTIIFDTAPTGHTLRFLQLPATLEKLLGKFQDLSGKLGPMMSMLGAGQQQDVFGKLNELQKNVSEVNEQFTNADLTTFVCVCISEFLSLYETERMIQELMSYNMDVNSIVVNQLLFAEDDENCKRCQSRWKMQKKYLDQMSELYEDYHLVKMPLLGTEIRGVENLKRFSKYLLTPYDPKADGHLVYDIEEQ; encoded by the coding sequence ATGGACTTTGAATTAGAACCAACTTTGGAGTCAATAATCAACCAGGATACCCTCAAATGGGTGTTTGTCGGTGGTaaaggtggtgttggtaaaaccaccacctcaTCTTCCGTCGCCGTCCAGTTGGCACTCAAGTACCCACAAGATCAGTTCTTATTAATTTCTACCGATCCTGCTCATAACTTGTCCGATGCCTTCTGCCAAAAGTTTAACAAGAATGCCACCCCAGTAGAAGGGTTACCCAACTTGTCGTGTATGGAAATCGACCCCGAAGCTGCCATGTCGGACttacaacaacaagcaGCTCAATATAATAATGATCCTAATGATCCATTGAAGTCTATGATGAGTGACTTGACTGGTTCTATCCCTGGAATCGATGAGGCTTTGTCGTTCATGGAGGTTTTGAAACACATCAAGAACCAGAAGGAAAACGCCGAATCGCCTGATTCCAACACCATTAGCTACAAGACAATTATATTCGATACAGCTCCCACCGGCCACACCTTACGGTTTCTTCAATTACCTGCCAcgttggagaagttgttgggtAAGTTCCAGGATTTAAGTGGTAAGTTAGGTCCCATGATGAGCATGTTGGGTGCTGGCCAGCAACAGGATGTGTTTGGCAAATTGAATGAATTGCAGAAAAATGTCAGTGAGGTGAACGAACAGTTTACCAACGCCGATTTGACCACATTTGTGTGTGTGTGTATTTCTGAGTTCTTGTCTTTATATGAAACGGAAAGAATGATTCAAGAATTAATGAGCTACAACATGGACGTTAATTCGATTGTGGTGAACCAATTGTTATTtgctgaagatgatgaaaattGTAAACGGTGCCAGTCGAGATGGAAAATGCAAaagaagtacttggatCAGATGTCCGAATTGTATGAAGACTATCACTTAGTCAAAATGCCATTATTGGGAAC